The following proteins come from a genomic window of Acinetobacter baumannii:
- the aroC gene encoding chorismate synthase gives MAGNSIGQLFRVTTCGESHGVGLMAIVDGVPPGLALTEEDLQKDLDRRKPGTSKFATQRKEPDQVEIISGVFEGKTTGTPIGLLIRNTDQKSKDYGNIAQTFRPGHADYTYTQKYGFRDYRGGGRSSARETAMRVAAGAIAKKYLAEKFGVLIRGHVTQIGNEVAEKLDWNEVPNNPFFCGDVDAVPRFEALVTSLREQGTSCGAKLEILAEKVPVGWGEPVFDRLDADIAHAMMSINAVKGVEIGDGFAVAGQFGHETRDELTSHGFLANHAGGILGGISSGQTIRVAIALKPTASITTPGKTINLNREDTDVLTKGRHDPCVGVRATPIAEAMLAIVLMDHFLRHRAQNADVVPPFAPIEP, from the coding sequence ATGGCAGGGAACAGTATTGGACAACTCTTTCGTGTGACTACATGCGGTGAATCGCATGGGGTTGGTTTAATGGCAATTGTTGATGGAGTGCCACCAGGCCTTGCATTAACCGAAGAAGATTTGCAAAAAGATCTGGATCGCCGTAAGCCGGGAACCTCGAAATTTGCGACTCAGCGTAAAGAGCCTGATCAGGTTGAAATCATTTCTGGTGTGTTTGAGGGTAAAACTACTGGTACGCCAATCGGTTTACTCATTCGCAATACAGACCAAAAATCGAAAGATTATGGAAATATTGCACAAACTTTTAGACCGGGTCACGCAGATTACACTTATACGCAAAAGTATGGTTTCCGCGACTATCGTGGTGGTGGCCGTTCAAGTGCTCGTGAAACTGCTATGCGTGTTGCAGCTGGTGCTATTGCGAAGAAATATTTAGCAGAAAAATTTGGTGTTCTGATCCGCGGTCATGTGACTCAAATTGGTAATGAAGTTGCTGAAAAACTAGATTGGAATGAAGTTCCAAATAATCCATTTTTCTGTGGCGATGTAGATGCTGTTCCTCGTTTTGAAGCATTAGTTACATCTTTACGTGAGCAAGGTACAAGTTGCGGTGCTAAGTTAGAAATTTTAGCCGAAAAAGTTCCTGTAGGTTGGGGTGAGCCTGTCTTTGACCGTTTAGATGCTGATATTGCACATGCAATGATGAGTATTAATGCAGTTAAAGGCGTTGAAATTGGTGATGGTTTTGCTGTAGCAGGACAGTTCGGACATGAAACACGTGACGAATTGACTAGTCATGGTTTTCTAGCAAATCATGCTGGTGGTATTTTAGGTGGTATTTCAAGTGGCCAGACCATTCGTGTGGCGATTGCACTAAAACCAACAGCAAGTATTACTACTCCGGGTAAAACGATTAACTTAAATCGTGAAGATACTGATGTGTTAACTAAAGGCCGTCATGACCCGTGCGTAGGCGTTCGAGCAACTCCAATTGCGGAAGCAATGTTGGCAATTGTACTAATGGATCATTTCTTACGCCACCGTGCTCAAAACGCGGATGTTGTTCCTCCATTTGCGCCAATTGAACCATAG
- a CDS encoding TenA family transcriptional regulator → MTALNQYGMSLEITPHNGWSQRFWEDLLPVKERVSKHPFFTEMANGGLSLESFRYALLNFYPLVAHFPSYMAGALAKATAFAEPGVTETRDWLIQNIKVEERHLQWYRDWAKGFGLTVEQLDSVRPPASMNAVNHFLWNMSHRGNLAECLAATNLAIEWATGDWSIQVYKGIHAYTDHPEVTIDKRSLAWLRAHAHYDDLHPYEAMELIKRLCNDRPDWQQKAFHAAEEGLRYYELALDDCYRVQLQASA, encoded by the coding sequence ATGACTGCTCTAAATCAATATGGAATGAGTTTAGAAATTACGCCGCATAATGGATGGTCTCAGCGGTTTTGGGAGGATCTTTTACCAGTGAAGGAGCGGGTGAGTAAACATCCGTTTTTTACTGAAATGGCCAATGGGGGATTGAGCCTAGAAAGTTTCCGTTATGCTTTACTTAATTTCTATCCATTAGTAGCGCATTTCCCGTCCTATATGGCTGGTGCGTTAGCTAAAGCAACTGCTTTTGCAGAACCTGGCGTTACTGAAACAAGAGATTGGTTAATTCAAAATATTAAGGTCGAAGAGCGCCATTTACAGTGGTATCGGGATTGGGCTAAAGGTTTTGGGTTAACGGTAGAACAACTCGATAGTGTTCGTCCGCCAGCTTCGATGAATGCGGTGAATCATTTTCTTTGGAATATGAGTCACCGTGGCAACTTGGCTGAATGTCTGGCTGCGACTAATTTGGCAATTGAATGGGCGACAGGTGACTGGTCTATTCAAGTCTATAAAGGCATACACGCTTATACGGATCATCCGGAAGTTACCATTGATAAGCGTTCTTTAGCTTGGTTGCGCGCTCATGCACATTACGATGATCTTCATCCATATGAAGCTATGGAGTTGATTAAGCGCTTATGTAATGACCGTCCTGACTGGCAGCAAAAAGCATTTCATGCTGCTGAAGAAGGGCTGCGGTATTATGAATTAGCTTTAGACGATTGCTATAGAGTACAGCTTCAAGCCTCTGCTTGA
- a CDS encoding GGDEF domain-containing protein, with amino-acid sequence MKLQGSNILGQEQIDLLTTRGLNFVWFPKQLETIYRFQYQNGAAYEFRYRAPIILILYLFLSFGIYQVLPTEQVLSWLSYYSWVGIIVLIAWILSFIKKLNQWFDYYVGIGSSAAVAITFILINVLENGQDNVLFHAAMMYAIVIIYGAVGMRFYTAIIAGWVGGLIGILVSTYLNGDIDWTFLNRTYTFSSFLGMTLAYATDRQHRENYLQNCMIELNRIELMQQAQQLSLLSQQDALTGLANRRYLDETLDNEWRRALRHETPLTIMMVDIDFFKPYNDSLGHLKGDQCLKDIATAISSIAARSGDLVARYGGEEFLLLFPMTNAQQAKIQAERLMNAIKKIAIVHPCSSVSPYVTISVGVATTIPRLNDSISAFVSRADHALYQAKTNGRNQYQIALNEEQIVDLT; translated from the coding sequence ATGAAGTTGCAAGGTTCCAATATATTGGGACAGGAACAAATAGATTTATTAACCACACGCGGATTAAATTTCGTATGGTTTCCAAAGCAACTTGAAACGATATATCGTTTTCAATATCAAAATGGTGCAGCCTATGAGTTTCGCTATAGAGCACCTATTATTTTAATATTATATTTATTTTTAAGCTTTGGTATATACCAAGTTTTACCAACCGAACAAGTTTTATCCTGGTTAAGCTATTATTCTTGGGTAGGCATAATTGTTTTAATCGCCTGGATTTTATCATTTATTAAAAAATTAAATCAGTGGTTTGATTATTATGTCGGAATTGGTTCTTCCGCTGCCGTTGCCATAACATTTATCTTAATTAACGTTTTAGAAAATGGCCAAGATAATGTACTTTTTCATGCAGCAATGATGTATGCCATTGTGATTATTTATGGTGCGGTAGGCATGCGTTTTTATACTGCCATTATTGCAGGATGGGTCGGCGGTCTTATTGGTATTTTGGTAAGTACCTATTTGAACGGAGACATAGACTGGACCTTCTTAAACCGTACATATACGTTTAGTAGTTTCTTAGGCATGACCCTTGCCTATGCTACGGATCGTCAGCACCGTGAAAACTATTTACAAAACTGTATGATTGAGCTCAACCGTATTGAACTCATGCAACAAGCTCAACAACTCTCACTGCTTTCTCAACAAGATGCTTTAACCGGGCTTGCTAACCGACGTTATCTTGATGAAACACTTGATAATGAATGGCGACGCGCATTACGCCATGAGACCCCTCTTACTATTATGATGGTTGATATTGACTTCTTTAAACCATATAACGATAGCTTAGGCCATCTCAAGGGTGATCAGTGTTTAAAAGATATTGCGACTGCAATTTCCTCAATTGCTGCTCGTAGTGGCGATTTGGTTGCCCGTTATGGCGGTGAAGAATTCTTACTTTTGTTCCCGATGACAAATGCACAACAAGCCAAAATTCAGGCCGAAAGATTAATGAATGCAATTAAGAAAATTGCTATTGTTCATCCATGTAGTAGTGTTTCACCATACGTAACTATTAGTGTTGGCGTGGCGACCACAATTCCACGTTTAAATGATTCAATTTCTGCTTTTGTTAGTCGTGCTGATCATGCGCTCTATCAGGCAAAAACAAATGGCCGCAATCAATATCAAATTGCTTTGAATGAAGAACAAATTGTAGATCTAACTTAA
- the prmB gene encoding 50S ribosomal protein L3 N(5)-glutamine methyltransferase, translating to MERPTISPEHLQEAAENLSTIRDFIRFGVSALRQYDAHLGQGTEDYFAESSALVLQTLSLEWSADSEILDAKLLPSEKAEFLSLLERRINERIPTSYLLNLAYFFNKPFYVDERVLIPRSPIAELIEQRFAPYCLDENGQMREALNNLPENTKPKTPQRILDMCTGSGCIAVALAYAYPDAEVDATDISKEALEVASINVEHHNKQYQVALLESDLFEKIPAENQYDLIVSNPPYVDAEDMADLPEEFLHEPELALAAGQDGLDLVRKMLAQAADYLTEDGLIVIEVGNSEWAMRQNFNTVDFNWLTFQKGGSGIFALTAEQCRRYRKLFEEQV from the coding sequence GTGGAGCGACCGACGATTAGCCCTGAACATTTACAGGAAGCTGCTGAAAATTTATCAACAATTCGAGATTTTATTCGTTTTGGGGTGTCAGCATTACGTCAATATGATGCACATTTAGGACAAGGTACTGAAGATTATTTCGCAGAAAGCTCTGCATTAGTTTTACAAACCTTATCTCTTGAATGGTCAGCAGATTCAGAGATTTTAGATGCGAAGCTTTTACCAAGTGAAAAAGCAGAATTCTTAAGCTTGTTGGAACGCCGTATTAATGAGCGTATTCCGACTTCTTATTTATTAAATTTAGCTTATTTCTTTAATAAGCCATTTTATGTGGATGAGCGCGTACTTATCCCTCGCTCACCAATTGCAGAGTTAATTGAGCAACGTTTTGCGCCATATTGTTTAGATGAAAATGGCCAAATGCGTGAAGCGCTTAATAACTTACCAGAAAATACCAAGCCTAAAACTCCACAACGTATTTTAGATATGTGTACAGGTTCTGGCTGTATTGCGGTAGCTTTAGCTTATGCTTATCCAGATGCAGAAGTAGATGCAACAGACATCTCTAAAGAAGCTTTAGAAGTAGCATCAATTAACGTTGAACATCACAATAAACAATACCAAGTTGCATTACTTGAGTCGGATTTATTTGAAAAAATTCCAGCTGAAAACCAGTACGATTTAATTGTAAGTAACCCTCCGTATGTTGATGCCGAAGATATGGCTGACTTACCGGAAGAGTTTTTACACGAACCTGAGCTTGCATTGGCAGCAGGCCAAGATGGTTTAGACCTCGTGCGTAAAATGCTTGCTCAAGCGGCAGATTATTTAACTGAAGATGGTTTAATTGTCATTGAAGTGGGTAACTCTGAATGGGCAATGCGCCAAAACTTTAATACAGTTGATTTCAACTGGCTTACTTTCCAAAAAGGTGGTTCAGGTATTTTTGCTTTGACTGCTGAACAATGTCGTCGTTATAGAAAATTATTTGAAGAACAAGTTTAA
- a CDS encoding thiamine pyrophosphate-dependent dehydrogenase E1 component subunit alpha: protein MQLTEEQLLAAYKRMRDIREFEDRLHEENTNGDIPGFIHLYSGEEAVAVGICENLTDKDYITSTHRGHGHCIAKGCDIHAMMLEIFGKDDGLCRGKGGSMHIADLDKGMLGANGIVGGGPPLAIGAALTAKTLKTGGVGLSFTGDGGSNQGLTFEAMNMAVVLKLPVIFVFENNGFGEGTGHDYAVGSKDIAGRAAGFGLPAVKVDGTDFFAVYEAAQTAIERARRGEGPSVIETITNRFYGHFEGDPGLIRSKEEVEFIKENKDPLKIFREKVKGKIDEAKLDEIDAASKANVDDAVAKARAAAYPKPEQLLTDVYVSY, encoded by the coding sequence ATGCAATTAACGGAAGAGCAATTACTCGCAGCGTATAAACGCATGCGTGATATTCGTGAATTTGAAGATCGACTTCATGAAGAAAATACCAATGGTGATATTCCAGGCTTTATTCACTTATATAGCGGAGAAGAAGCTGTAGCAGTCGGGATTTGCGAAAACTTAACCGACAAAGACTATATCACTTCAACACACCGTGGACATGGACACTGTATTGCAAAAGGTTGTGATATTCACGCCATGATGCTGGAAATTTTCGGTAAAGATGACGGGCTATGCCGTGGAAAAGGCGGTTCTATGCATATTGCCGATTTAGATAAAGGTATGCTCGGTGCCAACGGGATTGTGGGTGGTGGGCCTCCTTTAGCAATTGGTGCAGCGTTGACAGCGAAAACTTTAAAGACTGGTGGCGTCGGTCTGTCTTTTACAGGTGATGGTGGTTCAAACCAAGGCCTTACTTTTGAAGCGATGAACATGGCTGTTGTTCTTAAACTTCCTGTGATTTTCGTTTTTGAAAATAACGGTTTTGGTGAGGGGACTGGTCATGATTACGCTGTAGGAAGCAAAGACATTGCTGGTCGTGCAGCAGGCTTTGGTTTACCGGCAGTTAAAGTTGATGGTACAGACTTCTTTGCCGTCTATGAAGCCGCTCAAACTGCCATTGAACGCGCGCGCCGTGGTGAAGGTCCAAGCGTGATTGAAACCATCACAAACCGTTTTTATGGCCACTTCGAAGGTGATCCTGGCTTGATTCGTTCTAAAGAAGAAGTCGAGTTCATCAAAGAAAATAAAGATCCTTTGAAAATTTTCCGAGAAAAAGTCAAAGGCAAAATTGATGAAGCCAAACTAGACGAGATTGATGCAGCTTCAAAGGCAAATGTTGATGATGCCGTTGCTAAAGCCCGTGCTGCGGCATATCCGAAACCAGAACAACTCCTTACTGACGTCTATGTCTCTTACTAA
- a CDS encoding alpha-ketoacid dehydrogenase subunit beta, with product MPNKSFRNAIKEAIESEMRRDPTVFVVGEDVRGGHGGKNTEENQLEGFGGVLGVTKGLWTEFGSERVIDTPITESAIIGMAAGAAATGLRPVADLMFMDFYGVCHDMLYNQAAKFRYMFGGKAKAPMVVRGMIGAGFSAAAQHSQSPYNVFAAVPGLKVVVPSSPYDVKGLLIQAIRDDDPVVFCEHKMLYDIKGEVPDDAYTIPFGVANYTREGTDVTIIALGLMVHRANEVADKLAKDGISVEVVDPRTISPLDEEGILESVASTGRVVIVDESAARCGFGHDVAALIAQKGFHYLKAPVELVTPPHTPVPFSPVLEKEWIPSVERIEQAVRKTLEA from the coding sequence ATGCCAAATAAAAGTTTTCGTAATGCAATTAAAGAAGCCATTGAATCAGAAATGCGTCGTGATCCAACCGTATTTGTTGTTGGTGAAGATGTTCGTGGTGGGCACGGCGGTAAAAACACTGAAGAAAACCAGTTAGAAGGTTTCGGTGGTGTATTGGGCGTAACCAAAGGTTTATGGACAGAATTTGGTTCGGAACGTGTTATTGATACCCCAATTACCGAGTCTGCAATTATCGGTATGGCTGCTGGTGCTGCAGCAACAGGTTTACGTCCTGTTGCCGATTTAATGTTTATGGATTTCTATGGCGTGTGTCATGACATGCTCTATAACCAAGCCGCTAAATTCCGTTATATGTTTGGCGGAAAAGCAAAAGCGCCAATGGTTGTACGTGGCATGATTGGCGCAGGTTTCTCTGCGGCAGCTCAGCATTCTCAGTCACCGTACAACGTATTTGCTGCGGTTCCGGGCTTAAAAGTTGTGGTTCCATCTAGCCCATATGATGTGAAAGGGCTATTAATTCAGGCTATTCGTGATGATGACCCTGTAGTGTTCTGTGAACATAAAATGCTTTATGACATTAAAGGCGAAGTTCCAGATGATGCATATACCATTCCTTTTGGTGTAGCAAATTACACCCGTGAAGGAACAGACGTGACCATTATTGCTTTAGGCCTGATGGTACACCGTGCCAATGAAGTAGCAGATAAACTAGCAAAAGATGGCATTTCGGTTGAAGTGGTCGACCCTCGCACAATTTCACCTCTGGATGAAGAAGGAATTTTAGAATCTGTTGCATCGACTGGGCGTGTGGTTATTGTGGATGAATCAGCGGCACGCTGTGGCTTTGGTCATGATGTTGCTGCCCTGATCGCGCAAAAAGGTTTCCACTATTTGAAAGCACCTGTTGAACTCGTAACGCCACCACATACGCCTGTTCCATTCTCTCCAGTTTTAGAAAAAGAATGGATTCCAAGTGTAGAGCGTATTGAGCAAGCTGTGCGAAAAACATTGGAGGCTTAG
- a CDS encoding 2-oxo acid dehydrogenase subunit E2, which produces MSEIKTLEIPKWGLSMEEGTIAQWLIKEGDSFNKGDEICEIETTKIVNVLEAPFAGTLRKILAKDGDTLPVGGLIAVCADSEVSDAEIEKFIASLGGSAAQAPEAPSEQSKAETSAPVAEKTEQPQTVAASASAPAKVAKEDYAVPESLQGYQTSNELFATPHALKLAEKHNVNLAKVTGSGREGRISVQDIQKAVQAAGGQWPDVKQQTQAKVVKSTADDSQVLATPVARRLAKQWGINLNDCRVSGTRGRVCKEDVEAVYYRNNPTPVNEQPLQCATQPQSTVTTVAMNGMRKAIASRLQAAKRNAPHFRLVVDLNVEALQKLRKQINETVPQVKLSINDMLIKAAAAALIKVPEVNVQFDEATQSILQFSQADISVAVAIPNGLITPIVKAANQKSLAQISDDMRDLATRAKTGKLQPDEFQGGSFSISNLGMLGIKQFDAIINPPQGAIMALGASESRAVVENGNVVVREIVTATLSCDHRVIDGAVGAKFLASFKQFVENPALILV; this is translated from the coding sequence ATGAGCGAAATTAAAACGCTGGAGATCCCGAAATGGGGATTATCCATGGAAGAAGGCACGATCGCCCAATGGTTGATTAAAGAGGGTGATAGCTTTAATAAAGGCGATGAAATTTGTGAAATTGAAACCACAAAAATCGTCAATGTGTTAGAAGCGCCTTTTGCTGGAACGCTCCGTAAAATTTTAGCGAAAGATGGTGATACTTTACCTGTTGGTGGTCTTATTGCCGTATGTGCTGATAGTGAAGTTTCTGATGCAGAAATTGAAAAGTTTATTGCATCACTAGGTGGTTCAGCAGCTCAAGCCCCGGAAGCACCTTCGGAGCAAAGTAAAGCGGAAACATCTGCACCTGTTGCTGAAAAAACAGAACAACCACAGACTGTAGCAGCTAGTGCTTCAGCTCCTGCAAAGGTAGCGAAAGAGGACTACGCTGTACCAGAGTCATTACAAGGCTATCAAACATCTAATGAGTTGTTTGCAACGCCGCATGCATTAAAGCTTGCAGAAAAACACAATGTAAACTTGGCAAAAGTCACAGGTTCTGGTCGTGAAGGACGTATTAGTGTTCAAGACATCCAGAAGGCTGTACAGGCTGCTGGTGGTCAGTGGCCTGATGTTAAGCAGCAAACTCAAGCTAAAGTGGTTAAATCTACGGCCGATGATAGCCAAGTTTTAGCAACGCCTGTAGCACGTCGTTTAGCAAAGCAGTGGGGCATTAACCTAAATGATTGCCGTGTTTCAGGTACTCGTGGCCGTGTCTGTAAAGAAGATGTTGAGGCAGTTTACTATCGTAATAACCCAACGCCAGTAAATGAACAACCTTTGCAATGTGCAACTCAACCACAATCAACCGTTACGACGGTGGCAATGAATGGAATGCGTAAAGCGATTGCTTCACGGTTACAGGCTGCAAAACGTAACGCACCGCATTTCCGCTTAGTGGTCGATCTCAACGTAGAGGCTTTGCAAAAATTACGTAAGCAGATTAATGAGACTGTTCCACAAGTGAAACTTTCTATTAATGACATGCTAATTAAGGCAGCTGCCGCCGCACTGATTAAAGTACCTGAGGTGAATGTTCAATTTGATGAAGCGACTCAATCAATTTTACAGTTCTCTCAAGCGGACATTTCGGTAGCCGTAGCGATTCCAAACGGTTTAATTACACCCATTGTGAAAGCTGCGAATCAAAAATCGTTGGCACAAATTTCCGATGACATGCGTGATTTGGCAACTCGTGCTAAGACTGGCAAGTTACAACCTGACGAGTTTCAGGGAGGCAGCTTTAGCATTTCAAATTTAGGAATGTTAGGCATTAAACAGTTCGATGCCATTATTAACCCACCGCAAGGTGCAATTATGGCATTAGGTGCTTCGGAATCTCGCGCTGTTGTCGAAAATGGCAATGTAGTGGTTCGTGAGATTGTCACAGCGACGTTGTCATGCGATCACCGAGTTATTGATGGCGCAGTTGGGGCGAAATTCTTGGCCAGCTTTAAGCAGTTTGTTGAAAACCCTGCTTTAATTTTGGTGTAG
- a CDS encoding helix-turn-helix domain-containing protein: MDMSKQLLLPSTDNLPSFFRPETISETPCLGKKPSLDLDAAPIFDLDHEWQHSLFGRSIQECHRNLMHIAEDADMAIGVTDPHGTLLWTWSSTPMRSSAEQVHFIEGGQWSTQAVGQNAIGLALNTHSASCVYSHENQMNSVRDWVCYAAPITDANTGQFYGIMNLSTKYQKHNSLGILAVERCADIVKQAIQLHQKNILYIKALGTPKVQYNQHGLTLTQRQIEILCILALCPEGINLEELHYALYGDRPVSTTTLKAELSQLRNLIPDVIESRPYRLNCEIQCDFLMAEQALNLGFTATTLTLYRGSFLAKSESPFLCAWRDCFDARLSHVIYQIDDVDQLLRVVSRVPDRVDAVERLLELLPEETPYRAKLLKLLE, encoded by the coding sequence ATGGATATGTCAAAACAATTATTATTGCCTTCTACAGACAACCTTCCGTCTTTCTTTAGACCGGAAACAATCTCTGAAACACCTTGTTTAGGAAAAAAGCCGTCACTCGATCTAGATGCGGCTCCTATATTTGATCTAGATCATGAATGGCAACATTCCTTATTTGGTCGTTCAATCCAAGAGTGCCATAGAAATTTGATGCATATTGCTGAAGATGCGGATATGGCAATTGGGGTGACTGACCCTCACGGTACTTTACTCTGGACATGGAGTAGTACGCCTATGCGTTCATCTGCCGAACAAGTCCATTTTATTGAAGGTGGACAATGGTCAACCCAAGCAGTTGGTCAAAATGCAATTGGTCTTGCACTAAATACACATTCTGCAAGTTGTGTTTATTCACATGAAAATCAGATGAACAGCGTTAGAGACTGGGTATGTTATGCAGCGCCTATCACCGATGCAAACACAGGCCAGTTTTACGGCATTATGAACTTATCAACTAAATATCAAAAGCATAACTCACTTGGAATTTTAGCTGTTGAACGCTGTGCTGATATTGTAAAACAAGCCATTCAACTTCATCAAAAGAACATTTTATATATTAAGGCGCTAGGCACGCCTAAGGTTCAATACAATCAACATGGCTTGACACTCACGCAGCGCCAAATCGAAATTTTATGTATTCTTGCTTTATGTCCGGAAGGCATAAACTTAGAAGAGCTTCACTATGCCTTATATGGCGATCGACCAGTGAGTACCACTACACTAAAAGCTGAGCTCTCACAGCTTCGAAACCTGATTCCCGATGTGATCGAGTCACGACCATATAGACTTAACTGTGAAATTCAATGTGACTTTCTCATGGCTGAGCAAGCACTAAACTTAGGTTTTACTGCAACCACTTTAACGCTGTATAGAGGTAGTTTTTTAGCCAAGTCAGAAAGTCCGTTTTTGTGTGCTTGGAGAGATTGCTTTGACGCCCGCTTGAGTCATGTTATCTATCAAATTGATGATGTAGACCAACTATTACGTGTGGTTAGCCGTGTTCCCGACCGTGTTGATGCCGTTGAACGCTTACTTGAACTTCTGCCCGAAGAAACACCGTATCGGGCAAAGCTCTTAAAATTGCTCGAATAA
- the lipA gene encoding lipoyl synthase — MDLKRQIETGIKLRGIDKVSRIPIKILPTEELPKKPEWIRAKITDFEEIQRIKNLLRQQKLHSVCEEAACPNLPECFGGGTATFMIMGDICTRRCPFCDVAHGRPMPLDENEPKHLAETVANLNLKYVVITSVDRDDLHDGGAAHFVKCIEEIRNRCPDTLIEILVPDFRGRLETALSTLSLSPPDVFNHNIETVPRLYKAMRPGSDYQHSLNLLKRFKKYCPDIKTKCGLMVGLGEIEAEVIALLNDLKDHDVDLVTIGQYLQPSKSHAPIHRFVNLQEFERYTQHGQRLGFKNIWSAPMVRSSYFADRQYFGEPAPKPFSREDVLS; from the coding sequence ATGGACTTAAAAAGGCAAATAGAGACAGGTATTAAGTTAAGAGGAATAGATAAAGTTTCTCGTATTCCTATTAAAATTTTACCTACCGAAGAACTACCTAAAAAACCTGAATGGATTCGAGCAAAAATAACTGATTTCGAAGAAATTCAACGTATCAAAAATTTATTACGCCAACAAAAGCTACATAGTGTTTGTGAAGAAGCCGCATGTCCAAATCTACCTGAATGTTTTGGCGGTGGTACGGCAACATTTATGATTATGGGAGATATTTGTACAAGACGTTGCCCTTTCTGCGATGTAGCACATGGTCGTCCAATGCCTTTAGATGAAAATGAACCTAAACATCTAGCTGAGACGGTCGCTAACCTAAACTTAAAATATGTAGTCATTACCTCTGTAGACCGTGATGATCTACACGATGGTGGTGCAGCACATTTTGTGAAGTGTATTGAAGAAATCAGAAACCGTTGTCCAGATACGCTGATTGAAATTTTAGTTCCGGACTTTCGTGGCCGTTTAGAAACAGCACTCTCTACATTAAGCTTATCACCACCCGATGTGTTTAATCATAATATTGAGACAGTGCCGCGTTTATATAAAGCGATGCGCCCCGGTTCGGACTATCAGCATTCGTTAAATTTATTAAAACGTTTTAAAAAATACTGTCCTGATATCAAAACTAAATGCGGCCTAATGGTAGGGCTAGGAGAAATTGAAGCTGAGGTTATTGCTCTACTCAACGATTTAAAAGATCATGATGTAGATTTAGTGACTATTGGACAATATTTACAGCCCTCTAAATCACATGCCCCTATTCACCGGTTTGTGAATTTACAAGAATTTGAAAGATACACTCAGCATGGTCAGCGTTTAGGCTTTAAAAATATCTGGAGTGCGCCGATGGTCCGTTCTAGCTATTTTGCCGATCGGCAATATTTCGGAGAACCTGCCCCAAAGCCATTTTCAAGAGAGGATGTTTTGTCATAG